One Phoenix dactylifera cultivar Barhee BC4 chromosome 8, palm_55x_up_171113_PBpolish2nd_filt_p, whole genome shotgun sequence genomic window carries:
- the LOC108510670 gene encoding inactive protein RESTRICTED TEV MOVEMENT 2-like produces the protein METRAAAAQRVYEDFVPSHELIREEGANTLVVDLPEFNKEQIRVQLDNFGNLRISGERPLADNRWSRFRKNFKIPEDSNASEIRARFEKGRLYVKLARLITEASVKDQPTQVQEPKENQKPIGEPKPSTAEPYDVPKKQQDEKRRGPTYMKQDAKKVRKKVKDQTEEKKGKEKFTSEEGEKGGAKTDVPKKKHAAPSSGQNRLGKWKLKVGELGLGFYKPRQPMVTVTVAVVVLVGVGLYVIYKLRSPMVEDGH, from the exons ATGGAAACAAGAGCTGCCGCTGCTCAGCGTGTGTATGAAGATTTCGTCCCCTCACATGAGTTGATTCGAGAGGAAGGAGCCAATACCCTCGTCGTCGACCTCCCAG AATTTAACAAAGAGCAAATCAGAGTTCAACTTGATAACTTTGGGAATCTGAGGATTAGTGGGGAGCGTCCTCTTGCAGACAATCGATGGAGTCGATTTCGCAAGAACTTCAAAATCCCAGAGGATTCCAATGCTAGCGAGATCCGAGCCAGGTTTGAGAAAGGGCGTCTCTATGTGAAATTAGCAAGGTTGATCACTGAAGCCAGCGTGAAAGATCAGCCTACACAAGTTCAGGAACCCAAGGAAAACCAGAAACCGATAGGCGAGCCGAAACCGAGTACTGCTGAGCCATATGATGTTCCGAAGAAACAACAAGATGAAAAGAGACGCGGACCGACCTACATGAAACAAGATGCAAAGAAGGTGCGAAAGAAAGTGAAGGATCAAACCGAAGAGAAGAAAGGTAAGGAGAAGTTTACAAGTGAAGAGGGTGAGAAAGGTGGTGCAAAGACTGATGTCCCAAAGAAGAAGCATGCAGCTCCCAGCAGTGGCCAAAATAGGCTGGGGAAGTGGAAGCTTAAGGTAGGTGAATTGGGCTTAGGCTTCTACAAGCCTAGGCAGCCCATGGTTACTGTAACTGTGGCTGTTGTAGTCTTGGTAGGGGTGGGGTTGTACGTGATCTACAAACTCAGGAGTCCCATGGTGGAAGATGGCCACTGA
- the LOC120111764 gene encoding F-box/kelch-repeat protein At1g55270-like, which translates to MLAAIVAVAAANTRRRPETLLGQDHWLTHVATACLIRVPRAEHRKLRLVCKRWYRLLAGNYFYSLRKSLGIAEEWVYVIKRDRDGRISWDAFDPVYHLWHPLPPIPGEYSGALGFGCAVLSGCHLYLFGGKDPQKGSMRRVIFYSARTNKWHRAPDMLRRRHFFGSCVMNNCLYVAGGESEGFHYSLRSAEVYDPNKNRWAFIADMSTAMVPFIGVVYEGKWFLKGLGSQRQVLSEVYVPEADGWYPAFDGMVTGWRNPGVCLNGSWCHSTWVKSSMWLIFG; encoded by the exons ATGCTGGCCGCGATCGTCGCTGTGGCTGCGGCAAATACTCGTCGGAGGCCAG AAACGCTGCTTGGTCAGGATCATTGGCTAACCCATGTTGCGACAGCGTGCCTGATCCGCGTCCCACGAGCCGAGCACCGCAAGTTAAGGCTAGTCTGCAAGAGGTGGTACCGTCTTTTGGCTGGCAACTATTTCTACTCCCTCCGCAAGAGCCTTGGAATCGCAGAGGAATGGGTCTATGTCATCAAAAGAGATCGGGATGGTCGGATCTCATGGGATGCCTTCGATCCTGTATACCATCTCTGGCATCCTCTGCCACCCATTCCAGGAGAGTACTCTGGAGCCCTTGGATTTGGGTGTGCCGTCTTAAGCGGCTGCCATCTATACTTGTTCGGGGGTAAGGATCCGCAGAAGGGGTCCATGAGACGGGTCATCTTCTACAGCGCCAGAACCAACAAATGGCACCGGGCTCCTGACATGCTGCGGCGGCGGCACTTCTTCGGCTCCTGTGTGATGAACAACTGCTTGTATGTGGCCGGCGGGGAGAGCGAAGGCTTCCATTACTCTCTCAGATCGGCGGAGGTCTACGATCCGAACAAGAACCGCTGGGCCTTCATAGCGGACATGAGCACCGCAATGGTCCCGTTCATCGGCGTTGTCTACGAGGGGAAGTGGTTCCTCAAAGGGCTTGGCTCGCAGCGACAGGTCCTCAGCGAGGTGTATGTTCCAGAAGCTGACGGCTGGTACCCAGCGTTCGACGGCATGGTAACTGGATGGAGGAACCCAGGTGTTTGCTTGAATGGAAGCTGGTGCCATTCAACATGGGTTAAAAGTAGCAtgtggcttatatttggttga
- the LOC103707088 gene encoding inactive protein RESTRICTED TEV MOVEMENT 2 — translation MEIGGRRVYKDFAPSYKWVREEGTDTLVIDLPEFNKEQVRVELDYSGKLSVSGERPLGDKRWSRFDNVFQVPKESNEFQARFENGHLHVKILPKTSEPKQLLVNVIVAVVVLIVMVLSVTSKN, via the exons ATGGAAATAGGAGGTCGGCGTGTGTATAAAGATTTCGCcccttcatacaaatgggttcGAGAGGAAGGAACCGATACACTCGTCATCGATCTCCCAG AATTTAACAAAGAGCAAGTCAGGGTTGAATTAGATTACTCTGGAAAACTGAGTGTTAGTGGGGAGCGCCCTCTTGGAGACAAGCGATGGAGTCGATTTGACAATGTCTTCCAAGTCCCAAAGGAAAGCAACGAGTTCCAAGCTAGGTTTGAGAATGGGCATCTCCATGTGAAAATATTACCGAAGACCTCCGAGCCAAAGCAGCTCCTGGTTAATGTAATTGTGGCCGTTGTGGTCTTGATTGTGATGGTGTTGTCCGTGACCTCTAAAAACTAA
- the LOC103707080 gene encoding inactive protein RESTRICTED TEV MOVEMENT 2-like yields the protein METKAAPDQPVYEDFVPSYKLVQDEGLDTIVIELTEFKKEQVRVQFENFRRLSISGERPLADNRWSRFRNVFEAPKECDEIRAKFENGRLYLKVLPKIAGTSMEAAIIIRETREKVQPTQATKQDEKRGEPHKRKDEEKVGEKEKDQTKEKKDKEKVEPGLGFSKPVQVLANVIVAVVLLVVMALYVTSKK from the exons ATGGAAACAAAAGCTGCCCCTGATCAGCCTGTGTATGAAGATTTCGTCCCTTCATACAAGttagttcaagatgaaggactCGACACCATCGTCATCGAGCTCACAG AATTTAAGAAAGAGCAAGTCAGGGTTCAATTTGAGAACTTTCGGAGACTGAGTATTAGTGGGGAGCGTCCTCTTGCAGACAACCGATGGAGTCGATTTCGCAATGTCTTCGAAGCCCCAAAGGAATGCGATGAGATCCGTGCTAAGTTTGAGAATGGGCGTCTTTATTTGAAAGTATTACCAAAGATCGCTGGAACCAGTATGGAAGCTGCCATCATAATAAGAGAAACCAGAGAGAAAGTTCAGCCTACACAAGCTACAAAACAAGATGAAAAGAGAGGCGAACCCCACAAGagaaaggatgaagagaaggtgggagagaaagagaaggatcaaaCCAAAGAGAAGAAGGATAAGGAGAAGGTTGAACCGGGCTTGGGCTTCTCCAAGCCAGTGCAGGTCCTGGCTAATGTAATTGTGGCTGTTGTGCTCTTGGTTGTGATGGCGTTGTACGTGACCTCCAAAAAGTAA
- the LOC103700126 gene encoding uncharacterized protein LOC103700126 produces METEAATGRRVYKDFAPSYKWVREEGTDTFVIDLPEFNKEQVRVELDYSGKLSVSGERPLGDKRWSRFDNVFQVPKESNEFQARFENGRLHVKILPKSAERKEALIETGVATSRLVYKDFAPSSKWVREEGTDTLIIDLPEFNKEQVRVELDYSGKLSVSGERPLGDNRWIRFDNVFQVPKESNEFQARFENGRLHVKILPKSTERKEALMETGAAISRLVYKDFAPSSKWVREEGTDTLVINLPEFNKEQVRVELDYSGKLNVSGERPLGDNRWSRFDNVFQVPKESNEFQARFENGRLHVKIFLKSAEGKEALMETGDATGRRVYKDFAPSSKWVREEGTDTVVIDLPEFNKEQVRVELDYSGKLSISGERHLGDNRWSRFDNVFQVPKESNEFQARFENGRLYVKILPKSTERKQLLVNVIVAVVVLIVVALFVTSKN; encoded by the exons ATGGAAACAGAAGCTGCCACTGGTCGGCGTGTGTATAAAGATTTCGCcccttcatacaaatgggttcGAGAGGAAGGAACCGATACATTCGTCATCGATCTCCCAG AATTTAACAAAGAGCAAGTCAGGGTTGAATTAGACTACTCCGGAAAACTGAGTGTTAGTGGGGAGCGCCCTCTTGGAGACAAGCGATGGAGTCGATTTGACAATGTCTTCCAAGTCCCAAAGGAAAGCAACGAGTTCCAAGCTAGGTTTGAGAATGGGCGTCTCCATGTGAAAATATTACCGAAGTCCGCCGAGCGAAAGGAGGCTCTCATCGAAACAGGAGTTGCCACTAGTCGGCTTGTGTATAAAGATTTCGCCCCTTCATCCAAATGGGTTCGAGAGGAAGGAACCGATACACTCATCATCGATCTCCCAG AATTTAACAAAGAGCAAGTCAGGGTTGAATTAGACTACTCCGGAAAACTGAGTGTTAGTGGGGAGCGCCCTCTTGGAGACAACCGATGGATTCGATTTGACAATGTCTTCCAAGTCCCAAAGGAAAGCAACGAGTTCCAAGCTAGGTTTGAGAATGGGCGTCTCCATGTGAAAATATTACCCAAGTCCACCGAGCGAAAGGAGGCTCTCATGGAAACAGGAGCTGCCATTAGTCGGCTTGTGTATAAAGATTTCGCCCCTTCATCCAAATGGGTTCGAGAGGAAGGAACCGATACACTCGTCATCAATCTCCCAG AATTTAACAAAGAGCAAGTCAGGGTTGAATTAGACTACTCCGGAAAACTGAATGTTAGTGGGGAGCGCCCTCTTGGAGACAACCGATGGAGTCGATTTGACAATGTCTTCCAAGTTCCAAAGGAAAGCAACGAGTTCCAAGCTAGGTTTGAGAATGGGCGTCTCCATGTGAAAATATTTCTGAAGTCCGCCGAGGGAAAGGAGGCTCTCATGGAAACAGGAGATGCCACTGGTCGGCGTGTGTATAAAGATTTTGCCCCTTCATCCAAATGGGTTCGAGAGGAAGGAACCGATACAGTCGTCATCGATCTCCCAG AATTTAACAAAGAGCAAGTCAGGGTTGAATTAGATTACTCTGGAAAACTGAGTATTAGTGGGGAGCGCCATCTTGGAGACAACCGATGGAGTCGATTTGACAATGTCTTCCAAGTCCCAAAGGAAAGCAACGAGTTCCAAGCTAGGTTTGAAAATGGGCGTCTCTATGTGAAAATATTACCAAAGTCCACCGAGCGAAAGCAGCTCCTAGTTAATGTAATTGTGGCCGTTGTGGTCTTGATTGTGGTGGCATTGTTTGTGACCTCTAAGAACTAG